The Micavibrio sp. TMED2 genome includes a window with the following:
- a CDS encoding DNA-directed RNA polymerase subunit beta', producing MSDVAQIFGQQNTPPSFDQIRISIASPEQIRSWSFGEIKKPETINYRTFKPERDGLFCARIFGPIKDYECLCGKYKRMKYKGIICEKCGVEVTLSKVRRDRMGHIELAAPVAHIWFLKSLPSRIGLIVDMTLKDLERVLYFESYVVVEPGLTDLQPMQLLSEEELVQAQDEYGEENFEAAIGAEAVQKILERMDLEEEREIVKEDLRETGSEAKRKKLVKRLKLLDAFIESGARPEWMILEVVPVIPPELRPLVPLDGGRFATSDLNDLYRRVINRNNRLKRLIELRAPDIIVRNEKRMLQESVDALFDNGRRGRTITGANKRPLKSLSDMLKGKQGRFRQNLLGKRVDYSGRSVIVVGPELKLHQCGLPKKMALELFKPFIYHKLEMYGMASTIKAAKRMVEKTRPEVWDILEEVIREHPVMLNRAPTLHRLGIQAFEPTLVEGKAIRLHPLVCTAFNADFDGDQMAVHVPLSLEAQLEARVLMMSTNNVLSPASGKPIIVPSQDIVLGLYYVTWERDDILGDKIEGVDDIASLAAAYKNGDVMMVDTSGDQPRVIQDKVEDPETELAKKHIDAYAVPYFRGIGEIEHALHAGDISINARIKTRYRTRDEDGNEVLQKVVTTPGRMILADLLPRHFKVPFSLVNRLLTKKEITNVIDAVYRHCGQKESVIFCDRMMSLGFYYACRAGISFGKDDMVIPATKEGLLEAAQDQVKEFEQQYQDGLITRGEKYNKVVDIWSACTDKVAEEMMKVMSSGRPEEGINSVYMMAHSGARGSPAQIRQLAGMRGLMAKPSGEIIETPITSNFKEGLTVLEYFNSTHGARKGLADTALKTANSGYLTRRLVDVAQDAIIVEHDCGTEEGLTTKAIIDGGDVIVNLAERILGRTVAANVVDPLSDEVIVEAGELIDEPTADRIEQAGVDSVLIRSVLTCKTKTGICAKCYGRDLARGTLVNMGEAVGVIAAQSIGEPGTQLTMRTFHIGGAAQRGAEQNSVESAVDGTIKIENRNVVMDSRDLPIVMGRNTELVLLDTAGRERARHRVPYGAKLLLDEGGAIEKGQKLAEWDPYTIPVITEKAGTVKYLDLVDGISIREVTDEATGIASKVVTDWRQQPKGSDLKPRIALVDDKGEVVKLANGSDAMYYLSVDAILSIASGAEVRAGDVLARIPLESSKTRDITGGLPRVAELFEARKPKDFAIISEIDGRVSFGKDYKNKRRIVVTPEGDETEAREYLIPKGKHLAVREGDFVSKADALLDGTPVPHDILAVSGVEALADYLINEIQDVYRLQGVKINDKHIEVIVHQMLQKVEITEPGETTFLTGEQVDRYEFQAENEKTAKESGIVAQGVPVLQGITKASLQTRSFISAASFQETTRVLTDAAVNGKIDSLEGLKENVIVGRLIPAGTGSVVNHIKRIAAGRDKEIMAKQPQPETPALPEATDGEQSVA from the coding sequence ATGAGCGACGTGGCGCAGATTTTCGGACAACAGAATACGCCGCCGAGTTTCGATCAAATCCGCATCTCGATTGCCAGCCCGGAGCAGATCCGCTCTTGGTCGTTTGGTGAAATCAAGAAGCCGGAGACGATCAACTACCGGACCTTCAAGCCTGAGCGGGATGGTCTGTTCTGTGCGCGTATCTTTGGCCCGATCAAGGATTACGAATGCTTGTGCGGCAAGTACAAGCGCATGAAGTACAAAGGCATTATCTGTGAGAAATGCGGTGTCGAGGTTACCCTGTCCAAGGTGCGCCGTGACCGCATGGGCCATATCGAACTGGCCGCTCCGGTTGCCCATATCTGGTTCCTGAAATCCCTGCCAAGCCGCATTGGTCTGATCGTTGACATGACGCTGAAAGACCTCGAGCGCGTGCTGTATTTCGAGAGCTATGTCGTTGTTGAGCCGGGCCTGACCGATCTGCAGCCAATGCAGCTTCTGTCCGAGGAAGAGCTGGTTCAGGCACAGGACGAGTACGGCGAGGAAAACTTCGAAGCCGCAATCGGTGCCGAAGCGGTCCAGAAAATCCTTGAGCGCATGGACCTCGAGGAAGAGCGCGAGATCGTCAAGGAAGACCTGCGCGAAACCGGTTCCGAAGCCAAGCGCAAGAAACTGGTCAAGCGTCTGAAACTCCTTGATGCCTTCATCGAGTCCGGTGCCCGTCCAGAGTGGATGATCCTTGAGGTCGTTCCTGTGATCCCACCGGAGCTTCGCCCGCTGGTTCCACTCGATGGTGGCCGTTTCGCGACCTCTGACCTCAACGATCTGTATCGCCGGGTTATCAACCGGAACAATCGTCTGAAGCGTCTGATCGAACTGCGTGCGCCTGACATCATTGTCCGTAACGAGAAGCGTATGCTGCAGGAATCTGTTGATGCGCTGTTCGATAACGGTCGTCGTGGCCGGACCATCACCGGTGCCAACAAGCGTCCGCTTAAATCCCTGTCAGACATGCTGAAGGGCAAGCAGGGCCGCTTCCGTCAGAACCTGCTCGGTAAGCGCGTTGACTATTCCGGTCGTTCCGTGATCGTCGTTGGTCCCGAGCTGAAACTGCACCAGTGCGGTCTGCCGAAGAAGATGGCGCTCGAGCTGTTCAAGCCGTTCATTTACCACAAGCTGGAAATGTACGGCATGGCCTCGACCATCAAGGCGGCCAAGCGGATGGTTGAGAAAACCCGTCCGGAAGTCTGGGATATCCTCGAAGAGGTTATCCGCGAGCATCCGGTCATGCTGAACCGCGCGCCGACGCTGCACCGCCTCGGCATTCAGGCATTCGAGCCGACCCTCGTTGAGGGTAAGGCGATCCGCCTGCATCCGCTGGTCTGTACCGCGTTCAACGCCGACTTCGACGGTGACCAGATGGCGGTCCACGTACCGCTGTCACTGGAAGCACAGCTTGAGGCACGGGTCCTCATGATGTCCACGAACAACGTCCTGTCGCCTGCAAGCGGCAAGCCGATTATCGTGCCATCACAGGATATCGTTCTGGGCCTCTACTATGTGACCTGGGAACGCGACGACATTCTCGGTGACAAGATCGAGGGCGTTGACGATATCGCCAGCCTCGCCGCCGCTTACAAAAACGGCGACGTGATGATGGTCGATACCTCCGGTGATCAGCCACGGGTCATTCAGGACAAGGTCGAAGACCCTGAAACCGAACTGGCCAAGAAGCACATCGACGCCTATGCGGTGCCTTACTTCCGCGGTATCGGAGAGATCGAGCATGCCCTGCATGCCGGCGATATCTCGATCAATGCCCGGATCAAGACCCGCTATCGTACCCGTGACGAAGACGGCAACGAAGTCCTGCAGAAGGTGGTTACCACCCCTGGTCGGATGATCCTTGCCGATCTGCTGCCACGTCACTTCAAGGTGCCGTTCTCTCTGGTCAACCGTCTGCTGACCAAGAAAGAGATCACCAACGTCATTGACGCTGTCTATCGTCACTGTGGTCAGAAAGAATCCGTTATCTTCTGTGACCGCATGATGTCTCTCGGCTTCTATTACGCCTGCCGTGCCGGTATCTCCTTCGGTAAGGACGATATGGTCATTCCTGCAACCAAGGAAGGTCTGCTGGAAGCGGCTCAGGATCAGGTCAAGGAATTCGAGCAGCAGTATCAGGATGGTCTGATCACCCGCGGCGAGAAGTACAACAAGGTTGTCGATATCTGGTCCGCCTGCACCGATAAGGTGGCGGAAGAGATGATGAAGGTGATGTCCTCCGGTCGTCCGGAAGAAGGCATCAACTCCGTCTACATGATGGCCCATTCCGGGGCTCGTGGGTCACCAGCACAGATCCGTCAGCTGGCCGGTATGCGCGGTCTGATGGCGAAACCGTCCGGTGAGATCATCGAGACCCCGATTACCTCGAACTTTAAAGAGGGTCTGACGGTTCTCGAGTACTTCAACTCCACCCACGGTGCCCGTAAGGGTCTCGCCGATACGGCGTTGAAGACAGCGAACTCCGGTTACCTGACCCGTCGTCTGGTTGATGTGGCCCAGGACGCGATCATCGTCGAACATGATTGCGGTACTGAAGAAGGCCTCACCACCAAAGCCATCATCGATGGCGGCGATGTGATCGTTAATCTGGCGGAGCGTATCCTCGGCCGGACCGTGGCAGCCAATGTGGTTGATCCGCTGTCCGATGAGGTGATCGTTGAAGCCGGTGAACTGATCGACGAGCCGACCGCTGACCGTATTGAACAGGCCGGTGTGGACAGTGTCCTGATCCGTTCGGTTCTGACCTGTAAGACCAAAACCGGTATCTGTGCCAAGTGTTACGGACGTGACCTTGCCCGCGGTACCCTGGTCAATATGGGTGAAGCGGTTGGTGTTATCGCGGCCCAGTCAATCGGTGAGCCCGGTACCCAGCTGACCATGCGTACCTTCCACATCGGTGGTGCGGCACAGCGTGGTGCGGAGCAGAACTCGGTCGAGAGTGCCGTTGACGGTACCATCAAGATCGAAAACCGGAATGTGGTTATGGACAGCCGCGATCTGCCGATCGTGATGGGCCGTAACACCGAGCTGGTTCTGCTCGACACTGCCGGTCGTGAGCGTGCCCGTCACCGGGTTCCTTACGGTGCCAAACTGCTGCTCGATGAGGGCGGTGCGATCGAGAAGGGTCAGAAACTCGCCGAGTGGGACCCCTACACGATCCCCGTGATCACCGAGAAAGCCGGTACGGTCAAATATCTTGATCTGGTTGACGGTATCTCGATCCGTGAAGTCACCGATGAGGCCACCGGTATTGCGTCGAAAGTCGTGACCGACTGGCGTCAGCAGCCCAAGGGCTCCGATCTGAAGCCGCGCATTGCGCTGGTTGATGACAAGGGTGAAGTGGTTAAGCTCGCCAATGGTTCTGACGCCATGTACTACCTGTCAGTCGACGCCATTCTGTCGATTGCCAGCGGTGCAGAGGTCCGTGCCGGTGACGTTCTGGCCCGTATCCCGTTGGAAAGCTCCAAAACCCGGGATATTACCGGTGGTCTGCCACGTGTTGCGGAATTGTTCGAGGCCCGTAAGCCGAAAGACTTCGCCATCATCAGTGAAATCGATGGTCGCGTCTCCTTCGGTAAGGACTACAAGAACAAGCGCCGTATTGTTGTGACGCCGGAAGGTGATGAGACGGAAGCGCGGGAATACCTGATCCCGAAAGGCAAGCACCTGGCTGTGCGCGAAGGCGACTTCGTGTCCAAGGCTGATGCACTGCTCGACGGTACCCCGGTGCCACACGATATCCTCGCGGTATCCGGTGTCGAGGCTCTCGCTGACTATCTCATCAACGAGATTCAGGACGTCTATCGCCTGCAGGGTGTGAAGATCAACGACAAGCATATCGAGGTGATCGTTCACCAGATGCTGCAGAAGGTTGAGATCACCGAACCTGGCGAAACCACGTTCCTGACCGGTGAACAGGTCGATCGCTACGAATTCCAGGCGGAAAATGAAAAAACCGCCAAGGAAAGCGGCATCGTCGCCCAGGGTGTTCCTGTCCTTCAGGGCATCACCAAGGCGAGCCTGCAGACCCGTTCCTTCATCTCTGCCGCGTCGTTCCAGGAAACGACACGGGTGCTGACCGATGCTGCCGTCAACGGCAAGATCGACAGCCTCGAAGGTCTGAAAGAGAACGTCATCGTTGGTCGCCTGATCCCTGCCGGTACCGGTTCCGTGGTCAATCACATCAAACGGATTGCCGCCGGTCGCGACAAGGAAATCATGGCCAAGCAGCCACAACCGGAAACCCCGGCTCTGCCCGAGGCAACCGATGGCGAGCAAAGCGTCGCGTAA